Genomic window (Desulforapulum autotrophicum HRM2):
AAAGCCTTTGGAGACCAGCAAGGATCTGAGCCGCTGGAAAACGTTTCTTTCTTCCATGGCGTTGATATAGGTCATGGCGGCAAGGAGAAATAAAAACAGCTCTGCATATTCCAGCAGGCTTTCCTTGATGGCGTCATGGGCCGTGTGAGTGTCCCCGATGGCGGCATAGGCCATTGAGACAAGCAGCCAGATGGCGCCTGCGGCAAACAGAACCGGCTTGCTTTTTCTCAGGTGAATGCTGTTTTCCAGGGGTACCAGGGCATAGGCCCCGACAAAGATGATAACACCCAGATAACCGTACAGGGTGGAAGTAAGATCCATGATCATGGTCGGTTGAGTTTCCTTGTGTTTTTTGATGGATTATCTAAAGGCCCTATAAATCGGTCTACCATCATTTCCGATCGGGCGGTTTATGCCTGGGCCCAGGGGGCAATACCTGGGAAAAATCGTGGACCCTTTGACCTGTTTCATGGTAGGATTACCTGAAAATTTACAATCAGGGGACAGGCATATGAAGGCCGATAGTAATGGCAGGGATTGTTTCGGTCAAATAGATAATATCGTCAAAACCATTCGGAAAAAACGAATATAACCCATGGAATGGCTCAACTATCACCATCTTTTTTATTTCTGGATCGTCATGCGGGAGGGCAGTATTACCGCTGCCTGCAAGAAACTTACCCTTGCCCAGTCAACGGTGAGTGCCCAGATGGGCAAGCTTGAACAGTCCCTTGGCGGAAAATTGTTCAAACGCCAGGGCCGTTCCCTTGAGGCCACTGATCTTGGCCTGATGGTATTCCAATATGCCGATAGGATTTTTCCCCTGGGACGGGAGCTCATGGATCAGATCCACAACCGGCCCGTGGTCGGTCCCCTTTCCCTCAAAGTTGGCATTGTGGACCAGATCCCAAAGATAGTGGCCAGAAAACTCCTGGCACCTGCCCTGGGACTTGAGAAAAAGGTGCATCTGATCTGCCACGAGGGAAAAGAAGAAAAACTCCTGGGAGAGCTTGCCATTCATAGGCTGGATCTGGTCCTGTCCGACGCCCCCATTCGTTCGGACCTGAGCATCAAGGCCTACAACCATTTCCTGGGCCAGTGCGGGATTACTTTTTTTGCAGTGGACGAGATTGCCGACACTGTAACGGAAAACTTTCCCCATTCCCTGGACAAGGTTCCCATGCTTATGCCCATGGCCATGACCATGCTCCGGTCTGCCCTGGATCAATGGTTTGAAAGTCTTTCCATTCAGCCTTTGATTGTTGCGGAATTTGAGGACAACGCCCTTTTAAAAGTCTTTGGCCAGGCAGGAGACGGTGTTTTTGTTGCGCCCACCGTGATTGAATCTGAAATAAAGACCCAGTACCAGGTAAGGATCATTGGACGCTGCCCTTTTATCAAGGAGCGGTTTTATGCCATATCCGTGGAACGCATTTTAAAGCACCCGGCAGTGGTTGCCATTTCAGACATTGCCCGGCATTCGATTTTTTAGGTAATCTGTAATCTGGTAATCTGGGGACACCTTAATCGACATATAGTGTCTGACTGAAAATTTGTTCAAACACGATCTATGCCTTCAGGATTTCAACCGGGGCAGCCATTGTGATGGCTCCGACCGGACATTCTTTCTCGCAGAATCCGCATCCGATGCAGCGCTTTTCGTTGGCCAGGGCAGGGTAGGCGTGGGGATCCTTTGACGTGGGGTCATCCAGGCAGATGGCACCGGTGGGGCAGGCCTCCACGCAGATGGTGCAGGCCATGCAGGTTTTGCGGTCAAACATCGGTTGCAGCCGTTGACCAGGTTTTACCCGCTGGATGATCCGGCCAAAGTTATCCTCCACGGATCCTGTGGGACACACCGTTCCGCAGGCCCGGCACTGGATGCACAGGTCGGTGTCAATGGTGTGAAGTTCTTGTTTTTCCCCTGTTATGGCCCCGGACGGACAAATTTTCGTGCACGCCCCACAGCCGATGCAGGTTTCATTGATGATGAATGACATTTTTTCCCCTTTTCCCCTTTTTTTATAACGGCCATGTTGGCTCGCCGACACAACGAATAATGAAAATGGTATTATGCCGTCCCGCAGGGGCTATGCTGTCGACAATTTGAAGCTGCATTTTTTTATAAACCCACATATCCTTGTGGCCGGGGCAGAGACCATGCCCCGATCATGCCGGTTATGGGTTGCTGTTTCCTGCAGCATCTGCTGCCATCTCGGGGGAGGGTTTTCCCGTTGACCTGTCCCAGCCGAACTGTTCCCAGTAATCGGCCATCATGGCATCCACATCCACTGTTCTGCCCTTGTTGGCACCCCTTTTCTGGGCCGGAATGCCAAGGGCCCTGTCGCTGATCCTGTTTGATTTTGGCTCGATGCCGTGGCGGACGTTGAAGGCCTGCTTCACGGTCTGTATCCTTGCCCCGATCTCAAGGTAATCTTCGGGCAGCAGGTTCCAGCCGGTTGCTGCATTCAGCCAGTCAAAAATTCGGATGCGCTTTGCCCCGAGAAAGGCACCGAACAGGCACACTCCCCCCCCGTTGATGACATTCATGAATTTGCTGTTGATGGCCCCTGTCTCAGCGTGCCTGGGGCTTTTTTTGTATTTACTCGACTTTAAATACATGGGCGGAATTTTAGGCAGACCTTTGGCCACCTTCCAGAGCTGGAACATCTCATAGTAGAGTCCGGCACCGTTTGTGTGCCTGCCCGGTGCAGGTTCCACACTGTAGTGGAGGGCAAACCCGGGGTCGTTCCTGGAATCGTGCATGCCCGGTTCCTGGCCGCCGGCATGGACGGCAAAGGCCTGGGCCTCTTTGCCAAGGATTTCAGCTGCACGTTTGACCCCGTCGGCCAGAAGATTGCCGATTCCCTCCCGTGAGCACATTTTTTCCACCAGCGAGATGACTGCTTCGGCACTTCCCCAGTCAAGGGCCAGGCCACCGGTATCTGCCAGGGTGATGATTCCCCGTTCAAAGCATTCCATGGCAAAGGCCACGGTATGACCCGCTGAGATGCTGTCCATACCCATGCGGTTCAACAGTTCGTTAAGGTAAAAAATACTCTCCACATCCTGGTTCATGCACAATCCCCCAAGGGCCAGGACGGTCTCGTATTCAGGCTTGTGGGTCTGAGTGTATTTACCGTTGGTCAGGCAGATGCCGCCACACCCAAGGGGGCAGGAGTAGCAGTGGTATTTTACCTGTTCACTCTTTGTGAAAACATCCGGGTTGGACGAGTAGCTTTTGAAAAAGCCCCAGTCCCTGCTGGTTCCCTTCCAGTTTTTGATGGGTGCGTCTCCCATTTCCGGTGACATTTGATTCATGGATACGGTGCCCCATTTTCGAAGCAGGATTTTGTAGAGCAGTCCGTCCTGGGTCAGGACGGTGGGAAGTATGCGCATGAGGGCTCCCACAACGGCGGTCATGGGGCCGGTGACAAAGGGCGGCTGGAATTGTACCCAGCGGTTGCAGATCTGACTGAGGCGTTTGATTTCGTCGCGGTTGTGGACATTGATGCGACGGGTGCCGGCCAGGACAATGGCTTTGAGGCGCTTGGATCCCATGACGGCACCCAGGCCGCTTCGGGCCGCCATTCTGCCCCTGTCCGTTGAGAGGCCTGAAATCAACGAGCGGTTTTCCCCGGCAGGCCCGATGCAGGCCACCCGGGTGTTGGGTCGGTTACTGGCCGCAACAAGATGATTTTCTGTTTCCACCGTGTCCTTTCCCCACAGATGGGTGGCATCCCTGATTTCCCGGGTATGGTCGTCCACATGGAGATAGACGGGCGTGTTGCTCTGGCCCGTGATGAAAATTCCGTCAAATCCGCAGCGCTTGATGGCCGGTGAAAAACTGCCCCCGCAATTGGCTTCCCCCCATCCGCCGGTCAGGGGTGATTTTCCCACCACCATCCAGCGGCCGGTGAACAGGCTACCCGTTCCGGTGAGCAGTCCTGACATGAACCCGAGCATATTGTCAGGCCCCAGGGGATCGGCGTGGGCCGGTATGCGGTTGTACAGCATCCACGCCCCAAGTCCCATGCCCGACAGATAGGACTGATAAATTTTTGGAAGAATTGATTCTTCATGTATCTGCCTGGTTGAAAGATCCACAACCAGAATTTTTCCCATATACCCTTTTCCCATGGACGTTGTCTCCTTGATTGGCACCTGATCTGTGGTTCGGTTATCCCTGTTTCACCTTTGAACGGTCCAGGGGGGTCCCGTCCCAGGCTGCGGACAGCACCAGCATGCAGTCGTCAAAATCAAGCTCTTCTGGATTGTAAAAAATGGAACCGTCCCCAAGGGCAGTCCGGGCAATGGCTTCAAGGTCCCGGCTGCACACGGCAGGGTGACCCTCGGGGGTCTTGACCTGGTTAAAGGCCGTACAATGGCGTCCATTGGTGGCGTCAAAGAGATCCTGGTTCAGCTTGCGGATCAGGGAGATGGCTGCCGTTGCCCGGTCATGGGGGCGGGTGGATGCATATACCTCGCTCCCGGCCAGGGGAAAGAGAAGTTCTGCGATGCGGTCTTCAACCTTGTGCATATTGTACTCCAGACCATAGGGCAGTAAAATGGCCATGCAGGTGCCGTGGGGCACGTGGCAAACTGAGCCCACCGAGTGGCCAAGGGTGTGAACCATGCCCACCATGGAGTTGGAAAAGGCAATGCCTGCAAGGGTGGCTGCCGTTGCCAGGGCCAGGCGGCCGTCCCGGTCTCCGGGATTTTTGACGGTGTTTACCAGGTGGGTTGAGATCAGCTCAATTGCCTCCAGGGCATGGGCGTCGCTCAGGGGATTCTTTGCAAGGCAGGTATAGGCCTCCACGGCATGGGACAGGGCATCCATTCCC
Coding sequences:
- a CDS encoding iron-containing alcohol dehydrogenase, which codes for MPQGSSWHMPMPDNPSNKEAAMYLPDYYEFCCRVKTVAGHQALETIPDLLSDMGAQKPMIVTDQGVSGAGLVDTVMTAMAGKVTPGPVADDVPPDSDLRMVNGLASVYRENGCDAIIAVGGGSVLDTAKAVNILVSEGSDDLMAFTGANALKRKLKPLIAIPTTAGTGSEVTIVAVIADPDKRRKMLFTSPFLLPDAAVIDSRMTLTLPPHITAPTGMDALSHAVEAYTCLAKNPLSDAHALEAIELISTHLVNTVKNPGDRDGRLALATAATLAGIAFSNSMVGMVHTLGHSVGSVCHVPHGTCMAILLPYGLEYNMHKVEDRIAELLFPLAGSEVYASTRPHDRATAAISLIRKLNQDLFDATNGRHCTAFNQVKTPEGHPAVCSRDLEAIARTALGDGSIFYNPEELDFDDCMLVLSAAWDGTPLDRSKVKQG
- the nhaR gene encoding transcriptional activator NhaR; this translates as MEWLNYHHLFYFWIVMREGSITAACKKLTLAQSTVSAQMGKLEQSLGGKLFKRQGRSLEATDLGLMVFQYADRIFPLGRELMDQIHNRPVVGPLSLKVGIVDQIPKIVARKLLAPALGLEKKVHLICHEGKEEKLLGELAIHRLDLVLSDAPIRSDLSIKAYNHFLGQCGITFFAVDEIADTVTENFPHSLDKVPMLMPMAMTMLRSALDQWFESLSIQPLIVAEFEDNALLKVFGQAGDGVFVAPTVIESEIKTQYQVRIIGRCPFIKERFYAISVERILKHPAVVAISDIARHSIF
- a CDS encoding aldehyde ferredoxin oxidoreductase family protein produces the protein MGKGYMGKILVVDLSTRQIHEESILPKIYQSYLSGMGLGAWMLYNRIPAHADPLGPDNMLGFMSGLLTGTGSLFTGRWMVVGKSPLTGGWGEANCGGSFSPAIKRCGFDGIFITGQSNTPVYLHVDDHTREIRDATHLWGKDTVETENHLVAASNRPNTRVACIGPAGENRSLISGLSTDRGRMAARSGLGAVMGSKRLKAIVLAGTRRINVHNRDEIKRLSQICNRWVQFQPPFVTGPMTAVVGALMRILPTVLTQDGLLYKILLRKWGTVSMNQMSPEMGDAPIKNWKGTSRDWGFFKSYSSNPDVFTKSEQVKYHCYSCPLGCGGICLTNGKYTQTHKPEYETVLALGGLCMNQDVESIFYLNELLNRMGMDSISAGHTVAFAMECFERGIITLADTGGLALDWGSAEAVISLVEKMCSREGIGNLLADGVKRAAEILGKEAQAFAVHAGGQEPGMHDSRNDPGFALHYSVEPAPGRHTNGAGLYYEMFQLWKVAKGLPKIPPMYLKSSKYKKSPRHAETGAINSKFMNVINGGGVCLFGAFLGAKRIRIFDWLNAATGWNLLPEDYLEIGARIQTVKQAFNVRHGIEPKSNRISDRALGIPAQKRGANKGRTVDVDAMMADYWEQFGWDRSTGKPSPEMAADAAGNSNP
- a CDS encoding 4Fe-4S binding protein; translation: MSFIINETCIGCGACTKICPSGAITGEKQELHTIDTDLCIQCRACGTVCPTGSVEDNFGRIIQRVKPGQRLQPMFDRKTCMACTICVEACPTGAICLDDPTSKDPHAYPALANEKRCIGCGFCEKECPVGAITMAAPVEILKA